In Streptomyces sp. 71268, the DNA window CGCGTCGACGACGAGCGATGGAAGGTGACGGGTTGGCCACCTGGCCGGTCGACGGGGGTGGATAGGGGCGTCGAACTGGCCACCGGCGCGTGCCCGTGGCACCACCGTGCGTACCCGAGTGTGATCTTGGTCATATCTTCGGGATGTCACTCGATGGCAACCTGCGGCTGCGACAACGGCGGCGTCGGGGTGGTACTCCCGCCTTTGCTCCGTCTTCTCCCCGGGCGTCAACTGCCAGCGCGGTGAGGGGAGTAGCGAGGGGTCCCGGACCGTGGCAGAGTCCAACGCGAGCGGGGCGGCGAGGGGGTCGCCGAGCGATCGGGCGTCGGTCAGTGGCGTCGGCCAGCCCCACCCAGCACAGGCACCAGCACCACCGCACGACCGGTGTTCGCAGATGACCGGGACACGACCGGAATTCCGTACGGCTCTCTGCTGGAGGGCCGCCTTGGCTCGGGGGAGTCCATGAGTGACGACCAACGCTTTCGCGTGGTGCTCAACGATGAGGAGCAGTACTCCATTTGGCCCGCGGCCAGCGAGCTTCCGCCGGGCTGGCGTGCCGAGGGGTTCGAGGGCGCCAAGCAGGACTGCCTGACGCACATCGACGGGGTGTGGACCGACATGCGGCCGGCCAGTCTGCGCCGCGCCACGCCCCGCGCCTCCTGACCCCGGGGCGTCGCCCGTTCCGCCCCGCCCCGCCACCGTCCGACCGTCGATCGCCACCGCGAGCGGCCGGACCCGGCTCGGCATCGACCGCGATGCGAGGGGCCGCCGTGTGCGTCCGCAGGGTGAATCCGCCGTGTGGGGCCACGAGTTGAGCCGCGCTCCACACCCAACCGGTGCGTCGTGAAAGGCAGAAGGTAGACAGTGAGCAACGCCACGGTGCGACACCTGATTTCCACCAAGGACCTGACCGATGCGGAACTGCGCGCCCTGGTCGAGCGGGGCGCCGAGTTCTCCCGCGGCTCCGTCCGCTCCGGTGACCAACTGGCGGGCCTGGTCGCCGGCATCCACTTCCTGAAGACCTCCACCCGTACCCGTACGTCCTTCTCGGCCGCCGCCCTGCGGCTGGGCGCGCAGCTCATCTCGTTCGGGCCCGGCGACCTGCAGACCAACACCGGCGAGACGCTGGAGGACACCGCCGAGGTGCTTTCGCGGATGCTGGACCTGCTGGTGGTGCGGACCGCTGGCGACCCGGCCGAACTGCGGGCCTTCGCCCGGCAGGACCGGATGGCGGTGGTCAACGCGATGACGGCCGACGAGCACCCCACGCAGGCCATCGCCGACCTGACCACGATGCTCGCCCACTTCGGCCGCGTCGAGGGGCTGCGCGTGTGTTACGTGGGGGAGGGCAACAACTCGGCCGCCGCGCTCGCGCTGACGCTCAGCCGCTACCCGGACGTCCAGTTGGAGCTGCGGACGCCACCCGGCTACGGCCTTGACCCGCGGGTACTGGGCCGGGCCCAGCAGAACGCGCGCGCCAGCGGCGCGCGGGTGAGCGAGACGCACTCCATGGCGAGCCCGCCGCGTGATGTCGACGTCATCTACACCACGCGGTGGCAGACGACGGGCACGAGCAAGCCCGACCCGGGGTGGCGTGACGTTTTTGCGCCGTTCCAGGTGACGACCGCGCTCTGGGACGACAGCCCGGACGCGGTCTTCCTGCACGACCTGCCGGCCCACCGCGGCGAAGACGTCACCGCCGAGGTGCTCGACGGCCCGCACAGCCTGGCCTTCGACCAGTCGGAGAACAAGATGTACGCGGCTATGGCCGTCCTGGAATGGTGCGCGGCGAAGCGGTGATCCGCACCGTCGTTCGCTGACTGCCCGCTGAGGTGGCGGCGTGCGGGGCGCCCGCGAGGTGCCCCGCCGTCCGGACGGGGGACGCCCGGTGCTGACTGCTGCCCACGGACAGGTGCTCAGAGCTGATCACATCGACGCGGGAGATTCCGGTGAATCCACTGCCCGCCACCGAGTCCGCAGCGGCTTGGGTGGCCTGGAACGACACGGTCCGTACCGGGTTGGCGGCCACGCTTCCCCACCTGGTGGAGGCGCAGGCGCGGCGCACGCCCGACCATCCGGCGGTCGTCCACGACCGCACCACCCTCAGCTACCGAGAGCTGAACGAGCGGGCCAACCGGCTGGCCCGGGTGCTGGTCGCCCGTGGCGCCGGGCCCGAGGACCTGGTGGCTTTGGCGGTGCCGCGCTCGGAGCGGACGCTGCTGGCCTCGCTGGCCGTGGCCAAGGCGGGGGCGGCGTACGTCCCGGTGGACACCGCGTACCCGGCCGCCCGGATCGCCGCGCTGCTCGGCTCGGCCGAACCGCTGCTGACGCTGACCACCGACGCCGTCGCGGCCGAACTGCCCGCCGGCACACCGGTGTTGGTCCTGGACGACCCGGACACCGCCGAGCTGGTCGGGCGCCAGGACCCGGCCGACCTGACCGACGCCGACCGGCGCGGGCCGCTCGCGGTGGGCAACGCCGCCTACGTCATCCACACCTCCGGGTCCACCGGCGCGCCCAAGGGCGTGGTGGTCACCCACGCCGGGCTGGCCAGCCTCGCCGTCGACCACATCGAACGGTTCGGGATCACCGTGGGCGACGGGGTGCTCCAGTTCGCCTCGTTCAGCTTCGACTGCTCGGTCGGCGACATGCTGATGGCGCTGTGCTCCGGCGCCGCCCTGATCATCCGGCCACGGGACTGCCTGTCCGGCGCCGAGGTGGGCGCGCTCATCGACCGTACGGGCGCCACGCACGTCACCATCCCGCCCCAGGTGCTGGCCGCGCTGCCGTCCGCCACGCACCCCACGCTGCGCACCATCGCCACCGCGGGCGACGTGCTGCCGGCCACGGTGGTGGACCAGTGGGCGCCCGGGCGGCGGATGTTCAACGCGTACGGGCCCACCGAGGCGACCGTGGACGCCGTGGCCACCGAGGTACGCGCCGGCGCGGGGGCCCCACCGCCGATCGGCGGCCCGGTGCTGAACACGCGGGTGTACGTGTTGGACGCCGACCTGTGCCCGGTGCCCGTCGGCGCGGAGGGCGAGCTGTTCATCGCCGGCGCCGGGCTCGCGCGCGGCTACCTGCGGCAGCCGGGACTGACCGCCGAGCGCTTCCTGCCCTGCCCGTTCGGCCCGCCCGGCGGGCGCATGTACCGCACCGGCGACCTGGTGCGGTGGCGGCCCGACGGCAACCTGGAGTTCCGTGGCCGGGTCGACCACCAGGTCAAGATCCGCGGCTTCCGCGTCGAGCCCGGCGAGGTCGAGGCGGCCCTCGCCGCCCACCCGCGGGTCGCGGACTGCGTGGTCGTCGCCCGCGAGGACCGGCCCGGATCCAAGCGCCTGGTCGGCTACGTCGTCCCGGCGCCAGGCCCGCGCCCGGCCGTGGCCGACCTGCGCCGTCACCTCGCCGAGCGGCTGCCCGACTACCTGGTGCCCAGCGCGCTCGTGCTGCTCGACGCCTTCCCGCTCAACCCCAACGGCAAGCTGGACCGCGCCGCCCTGCCCACCCCCGAGCTGACCGGCACCGGCACCGGGCGCGCGCCGAGCACCCCGCGCGAGGAGTTGCTGTGCGCGCTGTTCGCCGAGGTCCTCGGCGTGGGACGGGTCGGGCCCGACGACGCGTTCTTCGACCTCGGCGGCGACAGCGTGCTGGCCATCCGGCTCGCGGCCCGGGTCCGCGAGGCCGGCTGGGTGCTCGCCCCGAAGGACGTGTTCACCCTCCAGCGGGCCGCCGCCCTGGCCGAACGCCTGGAACCCGCGCCCGAGCCCACCAGCGTGCCGACGGGGCCGGTGGGACCGGACTCGCCGCCGGGGCCGGCCGGCCACGGGGCGCGGCCGGAGCCGGCGCCCGGGCTGCTCGCGCTGAGCCAGGAAGACATCGACGACCTCACGGGGGAGTGGGCCAATGAGTTCTGAGCGCCGGGGGCTTTCCGACATCTGGCCGCTGTCACCGTTACAGGAGGGGCTGCTGTTCCTCTCGCTGTTCGAGGAGCGCGGTGCCGGCCTGTACATGCCGCAGATGGTCATCGAACTCGAAGGGCACGTCGAGGCGGACACCCTGCGGGTGGCCGTCGACGCCCTGGTGGACCGGCACGCCACGCTGCGCGCCTGCTTCCGGCTGGCCAAGAAGCAGGGCACGCCCGCCCAGCTCATCCCCGCCACCGTGCGGGTGCCGCTGGCCGAGCACGACCTGACCGGGCTCCCGGAGGACGAGCGCGCGGCCGAACTGGACCGCCTCATGGCCGCCGACCAGGCCGTCCCGTTCGACCTGGCGCAGCCGCCGCTGCTGCGGCTGACGCTGATCAGGCACGGCCGGACCCGCTGGCGACTGGTGCTCACCCACCACCACATCCTGCTCGACGGCTGGTCCATCCCGACGCTGGTGGACGAGTTGCTCACGCTCTACCGGCAGCGCGGCGACACCACCGGGCTGCCGCCCGCCGGGTCGTACAAGAGCTACCTGGAGTGGCTGGGCCGGCAGGACCGGGCCGCGGCCCGCGCGGCGTGGCGGGAGGCGCTCGCCGACCTGGAGGGGCCGACCCTGGTCGCCCCGGAGGCCGCAGGCGCCGTCGCCGGGCCGGCGCGCACCACGCGGGCCAGCCTCGACGCGGCGACCACCGCGGAGCTGGCCGCCCGCGCCCGCGCCGGCCTGCTGACCCTGAACACCGTCGTGCGGGGCGCGTGGGCGCTGGCCCTGTCCAGGCTGACCGGCCGCGACGACGTCGTCTTCGGCGTCACCGTCTCGCACCGACCGCCCGAGGTACCCGGCGTCGACCGGCTCGTGGGGCTGCTCATCAACACCCTGCCGGCCCGACTGCGGGTGCGGCCCGGCGCCTCGCTGGCCGACCAGTTCGCCGGCCTCCAGGAGGAGCAGGCCGCGCTGCTGCCGCACCACGGCATCGGGCTCACCGAGATCCAGCAACTGGCCGGCCACGGCACCCTGTTCGACACCCTGATGGTGTTCCAGAACTACCCCACCCGGCCCGCCGACGCGGGCGCGCGACCGCGCGTGGTCGAGGCGTACGACATCGACGCCACCCACTACCCGCTCGCGCTGACCGTGCTGCCCGGCGACGAGCTGACGCTGCGCCTTGACCACCAGCGTGACGTGCTCGACGACGACGCGGCCGACCGGCTGCTCGACTGGGTGGTGCGGCTGCTGACCGCGTTCGCCGCCGACCCCGGGCAACCGCACTCCGCCGTGGACCTGCTCGGCCCGGCCGAGCGGCGGCGCGTCCTCGTCGAGTGGAACGACACCGCCCACCCGGTGCCGGCCATGACGCTGGTCGACCTGTTCGAGGCGCAGGTGGCGCGCACCCCCGACCTGGTGGCCGCCGCGTACGGGGACCACGCCCACACCTTCGCCGCACTCAACGAACGGGCCAACAAGCTGGCCCGGGTGCTGGTGGCGCGCGGCGCCGGGCCCGAGCGGCTGGTGGGCCTCACGCTGCGGCACTCGGCCGAGATGATGCCGGCCGTGCTGGCCATCCAGAAGTCCGGCGCCGCCTACGTGCCCATCGACCCGGACTACCCGGGCCCGCGCATCGCCCACCTGGTCAGCGACTCCGCACCGGTCACCGTCGTCACCACCAGCGCGGACGCCGCCGCCCTGCCACCCGGCACCCCCACGCTGCTCCTGGACGACCCGGCCGTGGTCGCCGAGGCCGACGCGGCCAGCGGCGCCGACCTCACCGACGCCGACCGCGACGCGCCCCTGCTGCCGGCCCACCCCGTCTACGTCATCTACACCTCCGGCTCCACCGGCAGGCCCAAGGGCGTGGTCATGGAGCACCGCAACGCGGTCAACCTGTTCCACAACCACCGCACCGAGTTCTTCCGCCCGGCCGCAGAGCGGGCCGGCGCGCGGCGGCTGCGGCTCGCGCTGACCTCCTCCATCTCCTTCGACGCGTCGGTGGCCGGCATGATGTGGCTGCTCGACGGGCACGAACTGCACCTGATCAGCGACGACTGCCGGTACGACCCGGCCAGGTTCGTACGCTTCACCACCGAGCGGCGCATCGACCTGGTGGACGTCACCCCCTCCTTCGCCGAACAACTGCTGCTCGCCGGCCTCCTCGAAGGACCCCAGCACCCGAGGGTCCTCGTGCTCGGCGGCGAGGCCATCGGCGAGGCTCTGCTGGCCGAGGTCGGCCGGCTCTCCGGCGTCGAGGCGTACAACTGCTACGGGCCCACCGAGTGCACCGCCGACGCCACCAGCCCGCAGCGACTGGGCGACGGCGGCGTGCAGAACATCGGCCGCCCGGTGTGGAACGGCCGCGCCTTCGTGCTCGACGCGGCGTACGCGCCGGTGCCCGTCGGCGTCGTGGGCGAGCTGTACATCGCCGGCGCCGGCGTCTCCCGTGGCTACCTGGGCCGCCCGGGGCTGACCGCCGACCGGTACGTGCCCTGCCCCTTCGGGGTGGGCGAGCGCATGTACCGCACCGGCGACCTGGTGCGCTGGCGGGACGACGGCACGCTGGAGTACGTCGGCCGCGCCGACGAACAGGTCAAGATCCGCGGCTTCCGGGTCGAACTCGGCGAGATCGAGGCCGTACTCCTCCAACACCCCCAGGTCGCCCAGGCCACCGTGCTGGCCAGGGACGGCGCGACCGGCGGCGGCAGGCGACTGGTGGCCTACGTCGTGCCACCCGACGGCGCGGGCGTCGCGCCCACCCTGGGCACCGGCGAGTTCCCCGCCGCGCTGCGCCGCTTCGCCGCCGAGAAGCTGCCCGACTACATGGTGCCGGCCGCCGTCGTCGTCCTGGCCGGGCTGCCGCTCAGCCCCAACGGCAAGCTCGACCGCGGCAGGCTCCCGGCCCCCGAACTCGCCGGCCTCGCCACCAGCCGCGCCCCGCGTACCACGCTGGAGGAGCGGCTGTGCGAGCTGTTCGCCGAGACCCTGGGCGGCGCCCGACTCGGCATCGACGACAGCTTCTTCGACCTCGGCGGCAACTCGCTGCTCGCCATGCGCCTCGCCTCCCGGGTGCGCACCGTCCTGGACGCCGAACTCCCGGTGCGGGCCGTCTTCGACTCGCCCACCGTCGCCGGCATCGCCGACAAGCTGGGCGGCGCGCCCGCCGCCGGGCCGCCCCCGCGCCCGCGCCCGCGCGGCACCCAGGCGCCCACCTCCTTCGGGCAGCGCCGGCTGTGGCTGCTCGACACGATGGACCCCGCGCACTCCCCGTACAAGATCCCGCTGGCCATCCGGCTCGCGGGCGAGCTGGACCGGGACGCGCTGCGCCGGGCGCTGGCCGACGTCGTCGCCCGGCACGAGGTGCTGCGCACCGTCTACCCCGAGCGCGACGGCGAGCCCCAGCAGGCGATCCTCACCGCCGACCGGGCCGCGCCGGAGCTGGCGGAGCGGACCGCCACCGTGGCCGAGCTGCCCGACGCGCTGATCGCCGAGACCTTCCGCCCCTTCGACCTGCGCACCCAGCCCCCGCTGCGGGCCACCCTCTTCTCCCACGGCCCGGGCGAGTGGACGCTGCTGCTCGTCGTCCACCACATCGCCGCCGACGGCTGGTCCATGCGCCCCCTGGCCGACGACCTGTCCCGGGCCTACGCCGCCCGCCGTGCCGGGCGCGCCCCGGACTGGCGACCGCTGCCCGTCCAGTACGCCGACTACGCCGCCTGGCAGCACGAGCGGCTGGGCTCCGAGGCCGACCCGGACAGCCTGCTGACCCGCCAGCTCGCCCACTGGCGCGACGCGCTGGCCGGCCTGCCCGACGAACTGGCGCTGCCCACCGACCGGCCGCGCCCGGCCACCAGCGCCCGGCGCGGCGGGGCCGAACTGTTCACCGTGGACGCCGAGCTGCACGCGGCGCTCGCCAGGCTCGCCGCGCGGCGCCAGGCCAGCCTGTTCATGGTGGTCCAGGCCGCGCTGGCCGCGCTCCTGCACCGGCTCGGCGCCGGCACCGAGATCCCCATCGGCACCCCGGTCGCCGGCCGCGCCGACCCGGCCCTCGACGACCTGGTCGGCTTCTTCGTCAACTCGCTCGTGCTGCGCACCGACGTCGCGGGGGACCCCGCCTTCGGCGAACTCCTGGAGCGCGTACGCCAGGTGGACCTGGCCGCCTACGCCCACCAGGACGTGCCCTTCGAGCGGCTGGTCGAGGTGGTCAACCCGACCCGGGTCGCCGGCCGCAACCCGCTGTTCCAGGTCGAGCTGGGCGTCCAGGAGAACGCCGACGAGGAGCCGGAGTTCGCGGGGCTCACGGCCACCAGCGTCCCGGTGGGCTCGGCGGCCGTGCCCTTCGACCTCTCCTTCGAGCTGAGCGCCCGCACCACCGACGCGGGCCCGGCCGGGATGCGCGGCCGGCTCGACTACAGCACCGAGCTGTTCGACCCGGCCACCGCCCGCGCCCTGGTCGATCGCCTGCTGCGGGTGCTGCGCCAGGTCGCCGCCGACCCGAGCCGCACGATCGGCTCCCTCGACGTGCTCGGCGACGCCGAACGCCACCGCCTGCTGGTGGAGTTCAACCGCAGCCAACGGCCCACCGACCTCACCGACGTGGTGGCCCGCGTCCAGCACTTCGCCGCCACCACGCCGGACGCCGTCGCGCTCGTAGACGACCGGGGCCCGGTGGACTACGCCACCCTCGCAGGCCGGGCCTCCGCGCTCGCGCGCCGGCTGGTCGAGGCCGGCGCCGGCCACGGCGCCGTGGTCGCCGTCCTCGCCCGCCGCTCGGCCGCCGTGCCCACCGCGCTGCTCGGCATCCTCGGCGCCGGCGCCGCCTACCTGCCGCTCGACCCCACAGGGCCGACCGGCCGCAACGCCGACATGCTGGCCCGCGGTGGCGCCACCGCCGTCCTCGCCGACCCCGAACTGACGGCTAAAGCAGCGGAGTTGACCGGGCTGGTCGACGGTGAGGTGGCCGTCATCGCGCTGGACGGGGAGGCCGACGCGCCGGACGCGCTGGCCCCGCCCGTCGGTACCCCGGACGACCTGGCGTACATCCTGTTCACCTCCGGCACCACGGGCCGCCCCAAGGGCGCCATCGTGCACCGCCGTGGCATGAACAACCACCTGCTCGCCAAGGCCGAGGACCTCACCCTCACCGCGGCCGACAGCGTGTTGCAGAACGCGCCGCTCAGCTTCGACATCTCCATCTGGCAGATGCTGTGCGCCCTCGTCGTCGGCGGGCGCACCCGGATCGCCGACGACTCCCTGGTGGCCGACCCGGACCGGCTGTTCGGCCAGGTCGCCGCCGAGCGCGTCACCGGCGTCGAGGTGGTGCCCTCGCTGCTGCGCACCACCCTGGACACCTGGGACACCACCGGCGGGGCCCCCGAACTGCCCGCGCTGCGCTGGCTGATGGTCACCGGCGAGGCCCTGGCGGCCGACCTGTGCGCCCGCTGGTTCGCCCGCTTCCCCGGCATCCCGCTGGTCAACGCGTACGGGCCCACCGAGTGCTCGGACGACGTCACGCACGCCTGGCTGACCGCCGACGCCCCGCCGGCGGCCGGGCAGCGGGTGCCGATCGGCGGCGTCATCCGCAACACCGAGCTGTACGTCCTCGACGCTCACCTGCGCCCCATGCCGCTCGGCGCCGTCGGCGAGCTGTACGTGGGCGGCGTCGGCGTCGGCTACGGGTACGTCGGCGACGCCGCCAAGACCGCCGACACCTTCCTGCCCGACCCCTTCTCCGGCCGGCCGGGCGCACGCCTGTACCGCACCGGCGACCAGGCCCGCTACCGCCCCGACGGGCAGCTTGAGTTCCTCGGCCGCAACGACCACCAGGTCAAGATCCGCGGCCAGCGCATCGAACTCGCCGAGGTGGAGGCCGCCCTGCGGGAGGCCGACGGCGTACGCGACGCCGTCGTCACCGTCCGTACCGACCAGGGCGGCCACAACCGACTCGTCGGCTACTACACCGGCGACGCCACCCCCCAGGACGTACGCGCCCACGCCACCGGCACGCTCACCGCCGCCATGGTGCCCTCGGCGCTCGTCCCGCTGCCCACCTTGCCGCTCAGCGACAACGGCAAGGTGGACCGGGCCCGGCTCCCCGAGCCCGACCTGCCGACGCCCGGCGCCGGCCGCGCCCCCGCCACCGAGCGCGAACAGGCCCTGTGCGCGCTCTTCGCCGAGGTGCTCGGGGTGGACCGGGTCGGCGTGGACGACGACTTCTTCGACCTCGGCGGCCACTCGCTGCTCGCCACCCGGCTCGCCGCCCGGGTGCGCGCCCGGCTCGGCGTGCGGCTCCCGGTGCGGCTGCTGTTCGAGGCGCCCACCGTCGCGGGCCTGGCCGCCCGCCTGGACACCGACGACCGGGCCGCCGGCCTGAACGTCCTGCTGCCGCTGCGCCGCGCCGGCTCCCGGCCCCCGCTGTTCTGCGTCCACCCCGGCACCGGCCTGGCCTGGCCGTACGCCCGCCTCGCCGGCCTGCTCGACGCCGAACAGCCGCTGTACGGCCTCCAGGCCAGGGCCCTGACCCGGCCCGATTTCGCGCCCGTGAGCACCGCCGAGATGGCCGCCGACTACGCCGAGCGGATCCGCTCGGTCACCCCGCACGGCCCCTACCTGCTGCTCGGCTGGTCGTCGGGGGGCCGGATCGCCCACGAGGTGGCCGTGCGGCTGCGTGCGGCGGGCGAACGCGTGCCGGTGCTCGCCCTGTTGGACGCCGAGCCCGCGCACGGGGGCGCCGCGCCGCGGGCGGGCCACGCGGAGCCACCGGCCGCCGCCCCCGACCCGGCCGCCGAGGCGGAGTTCGTCGCGCACCTCCTGCACGAGGCGGGACTGAGCGCCACCGCCTGGGACGAGCGGCCCCTGACACTGGCCGAACTGCGGCGGGCCGCGGCGGAGGGGGCCGACGCCCCACCCGGCACCCTCGGCGCGGCGCTCGCCGCCGCCGAATCCCCGCTCACCGGCTTGGAGGGCACGACGCTGGACGCCCTGTACGCCACCTACCGCAACGAGGCCGGCATCGGTGCCGAGCCACCGGCCCGGCCCTTCGACGGCGACGTGCTGTTCTTCACCGCGGGCCGCACCACGGGCCGGGAGGCCGTGACCGGCGGCACGCTGGCCGAGCTGTGGAAGCCGTACGTCACCGGCCGGGTCCACGACCACGTCGTGGACTGCCACCACCTGGAGATGACCGCTCCCGGGCCGCTGGCCGAGATAGCGGCCGTCCTGGAGAAGCACCTCACTACCGTGGAGTCAGCCGCGACCCGGCGTCCGTAGGAAGCCAGAGTCCGCCGCTGCGACCACCCGAGCGCGACCGGGGACGGGCGGGGCCCGCGAGGGCGCCCGCCCCCCGGGCGGACCAGCCGAGCACGCCCCGCACGCCCAACAACCCGTAGCTGTCAGGTGTGGACCGGTCCGAGGCCGCGACGATCTCGCAGGCCCGGGAGAGGGACGATCGACATGATCTTCGAAAGAGCCTCCGACGTCGTCATGGACGACGTATTCCTCCGTCTGCCCGGCTTCCTCGCCACCGGCGAGGTGTTCCTGAAGCTGGAAGGGCTCAACCCGGCGGGATCGGTCAAGCTCAAGACCGCCGTCGCGCTGATCGAGTCACTGGAGCGGACCGGTGCGCTGCGCGCCGGCTCCCGCGTCATCGAGTCCTCGTCCGGCAACCTCGGCGTCGCCCTCTCGGTGGCCTGCGCGGCCAGGGGGTACGGGCTCACGGTGGTCACCGACCCCAACGCGGCCCGGCACTCGATCCGCGTCATGGAGAGCCTGGGCACCGACGTGGTCGTGGTCAGCACCCGCGACGCGCAGGGCGGCTACCTGCACACCCGGATCAACTACATCCACCAACGCCTGGCCGCCGACCCGGAGTTAGTGTGGCTCAACCAGTACGCCAACCCCGCCGGTGTCCGCGCCCACCGGGACCGCACCGCCGCCGCCGTACACGCCGGGCTCGGCCCCGTGGACGCGCTGTTCGTCGGCTGCGGCACCACCGGCACCCTGATGGGCTGCGTCGACTACTTCGGCGAACACAGCCCGGCCACCCGCGTCATCGCCGTCGACTCGGTCGGCTCGGTCACCTTCGGCGCCCCCGCCGCCCCCCGCTTCATCCCCGGCCTCGGCGCCAGCCGGCGGCCCGAGATCTTCGTGGACGACGGCGGCTTCGAGAAGACCCTGATCGCCGAGGCCGACACCGTGGCCATGTGCCGCCGGGTCGCCGAGACCTACGGGCTCCTCGTCGGCGGCTCCACCGGCACCGTGCTCGCCGCCGTGCGGCAACTCGCCCCCTCGCTGCCCGAGGGCTCCCGGGTCGCGGCCATATCCCCGGACATGGGCGACAAGTACATCGACACCGTCTACTCCGACACCTGGGTCACCGAGCGCTACGCGGACGTCTCCGGGTTGGCGAGCCTCGGCCACGTCACCACCACCTGACCACCCGGCCCACCCGAAACGGGCGCGGGCCGGCACCCTCGACCACCAGCCAACCACCAGCCACATCGCAGTCAGCCCGACCGAGTTCACGCCCACTCCCACCCACCCAGAAGGAAGAGCCGATGTCCCACTTCTTCGTCGTGCCCGGCGCGGCCGTCTCCACCGTCCTGGCCGGCGCGCACCAGGACGTCCTGCGCATCGTCGCCGACACCTACATCGCCCACGAGCAGGGACTGTCGGTCAACCCCGACAGCTACTTCCTGCGCTTCCCGGACAAGCCCAACGCGCGCGTCATCGCCCTGCCCTCCTACCTCGGCGGCGACGTCGACACCATCGGCATGAAGTGGATCGCCAGCTTCCCCGACAACATCAAGGAGGGCCTGCCGCGCGCCTCGGCCACGCTGCTGCTCAACGACTACGCCACCGGCTACCCGCTGGCCTGCCTGGAGGCCGCCACCATCAGCGCCGTACGCACCGCGGCATCGGCCGCCGTCGCCGCCTCCCGGCTGGTCACCTCGGCAGAACCGGCACGGCTCGCGGTCGTCGGCGCCGGCGTCATCGCCCGCACCATCCTCGACTACCTGCACGCGGCCGGCGTGGCCGTGGCCGACGTGCTCGTCCACGACCTCGACCCCACCAGCGCCGGCCACCTGAGCGAGCACGCCGCCACCCGCTTCGGCGTCCCGGTCGCCATCGGCACCCTGGACGACGCCCTCGACCGGGACCTGGTGGTCTTCGCCACCACCGCGGCCACCCCCTACGTCGGCGC includes these proteins:
- a CDS encoding ornithine carbamoyltransferase, which codes for MSNATVRHLISTKDLTDAELRALVERGAEFSRGSVRSGDQLAGLVAGIHFLKTSTRTRTSFSAAALRLGAQLISFGPGDLQTNTGETLEDTAEVLSRMLDLLVVRTAGDPAELRAFARQDRMAVVNAMTADEHPTQAIADLTTMLAHFGRVEGLRVCYVGEGNNSAAALALTLSRYPDVQLELRTPPGYGLDPRVLGRAQQNARASGARVSETHSMASPPRDVDVIYTTRWQTTGTSKPDPGWRDVFAPFQVTTALWDDSPDAVFLHDLPAHRGEDVTAEVLDGPHSLAFDQSENKMYAAMAVLEWCAAKR
- a CDS encoding MbtH family NRPS accessory protein, which translates into the protein MSDDQRFRVVLNDEEQYSIWPAASELPPGWRAEGFEGAKQDCLTHIDGVWTDMRPASLRRATPRAS
- a CDS encoding non-ribosomal peptide synthetase translates to MNPLPATESAAAWVAWNDTVRTGLAATLPHLVEAQARRTPDHPAVVHDRTTLSYRELNERANRLARVLVARGAGPEDLVALAVPRSERTLLASLAVAKAGAAYVPVDTAYPAARIAALLGSAEPLLTLTTDAVAAELPAGTPVLVLDDPDTAELVGRQDPADLTDADRRGPLAVGNAAYVIHTSGSTGAPKGVVVTHAGLASLAVDHIERFGITVGDGVLQFASFSFDCSVGDMLMALCSGAALIIRPRDCLSGAEVGALIDRTGATHVTIPPQVLAALPSATHPTLRTIATAGDVLPATVVDQWAPGRRMFNAYGPTEATVDAVATEVRAGAGAPPPIGGPVLNTRVYVLDADLCPVPVGAEGELFIAGAGLARGYLRQPGLTAERFLPCPFGPPGGRMYRTGDLVRWRPDGNLEFRGRVDHQVKIRGFRVEPGEVEAALAAHPRVADCVVVAREDRPGSKRLVGYVVPAPGPRPAVADLRRHLAERLPDYLVPSALVLLDAFPLNPNGKLDRAALPTPELTGTGTGRAPSTPREELLCALFAEVLGVGRVGPDDAFFDLGGDSVLAIRLAARVREAGWVLAPKDVFTLQRAAALAERLEPAPEPTSVPTGPVGPDSPPGPAGHGARPEPAPGLLALSQEDIDDLTGEWANEF